The following coding sequences lie in one Oncorhynchus tshawytscha isolate Ot180627B unplaced genomic scaffold, Otsh_v2.0 Un_contig_4119_pilon_pilon, whole genome shotgun sequence genomic window:
- the LOC112221285 gene encoding zinc finger protein 883-like has translation MLTSYLANIPTMSSVNVSSPSEEEVCWTEKEALGLNIVVKEEKEEEDVTVKQETEVEAVTVKEEEKGVKLTEDEDVFRVKEEEDVTVKEEEEKEGEMTATVKEEEDVFGMKEVGEITVTLEEEEEETGDLINNRERPVCHSDSSKSPSEEPDPETPKPVRRLDCSKCNKSFKLSLNLKKHERKHTGEKPFHCSQCGKRFSRSQNLKKHSRIHTGEKPYHCSHCGKNFRLLDKLKEHERTHTGEKPYHCSVCGKSFAQLAYQKEHERKHTEEKPFQCSQCGKRFSRSQNLKMHQRTHTREKTYLCSQCGKCFTHLWSLNKHNRMHTGEKPYHCSHCGQSFRLLGNLKEHERKHTGEKPFQCSHCGKRFTRAQQLKSHERTHTGEKPYHCSQCEKSFTQLASLNTHKRIHTGETPYPCALCEKRFSRPQELKSHERTHTGEKPYHCSQCKKSFSLLGSLNKHNRIHTGEKPYHCAHCGKTFSRSQDLKSHERTHTGEKPYPCPHCGKTFSRSQELKSHERTHTGEKPYHCSLCGKDFSHLGSLNKHKKTMHS, from the exons atgctaactagctatctagctaacatcCCAACCATGAGCTCAGTAAACGTCTCCTCACCTTCtgaagaggaggtctgctggacggagaaagaagctctggggctgaacattgtcgtgaaagaggagaaggaagaagaggatgtcacagtaaaacaagaaACAGAGGttgaggctgttacagtgaaagaagaagagaaaggagtTAAATTGACAGAAGATGAAGACgtgttcagagtgaaagaggaagaggatgttacagtaaaagaagaggaagagaaagagggggagatgactgccacagtgaaagaagaggaagacgttTTTGGAATGAAGGAAGTgggggagattactgtcacattggaagaagaagaagaggagacaggagatctgATTAACAACA gagagagaccagtctgtCACTCTGACAGCAGTAAGAGTCCTTCAGAGGAACCAGACCCAGAGACTCCCAAACCAGTGAGACGACTCGACTGCTCCAAGTGTAATAAGAGTTTTAAGTTGTCATTGAACCTAAAAAAGcatgagagaaaacacacaggagaaaaacctttccactgctcccagtgtggaaagagatttTCACGATCACAGAACCTAAAAAAACATagtagaatacacacaggagaaaagccttaccacTGTTCCCATTGTGGAAAGAATTTTAGGTTGTTGGATAAGCTGAAGGAGCACGAGAGGacgcacacaggggagaaaccttacCATTGCTCCgtgtgtggaaagagttttgccCAGTTAGCTTACCAAAAAGAGCATGAAAGGAAACACACAGAagaaaagcctttccaatgttcccagtgtggaaagagatttTCCCGATCACAGAACCTAAAAATGCATCAGAGGACACACACAAGGGAGAAAACGTATCtctgttcccagtgtggaaagtgttTTACTCATTTATGGAGCCTGAACAAACACAATAGAATGCACACAGGAGAAAAACCTTACCACTGTTCCCATTGTGGACAGAGTTTTAGGTTGTTAGGTAACCTAAAAGAGCATGAAAGgaaacacacaggagaaaagcctttccaatgttcccaTTGTGGAAAGAGATTTACACGAGCACAGCAACTAAAATcacatgagaggacacacacaggggagaaaccataccactgctcccagtgtgaaaAAAGTTTTACGCAGTTAGCGAGCCTGAACACTCataagagaatacacacaggagaaacacCTTACCCCTGTGCCCTATGTGAAAAGAGATTTTCAAGACCACAGGAACTAAAATcacatgagaggacacacacaggggagaaaccataccactgctcccagtgcaAAAAGAGTTTTTCGCTGTTAGGGAGCCTGAACAAACATAATAGAATCCACACCGGAGAAAAGCCTTACCACTGTGCCCATTGCGGAAAGACATTTTCACGATCACAGGACCTAAAATcacatgagaggacacacacaggagaaaagccttacccCTGTCCCCATTGTGGAAAGACATTTTCACGATCACAGGAACTAAAATcacatgagaggacacacaccgGGGAGAAACCTTATCATTGCTCCCTGTGTGGAAAGGATTTTTCCCATTTAGGGAGCCTGAACAAACATAAGAAGACAATGCACTCTTGA
- the LOC121845007 gene encoding zinc finger protein 436-like has protein sequence MLSLYISHCVLNTLVVSPEEEVCWTEKEALGLNIVVKEEKEEEDVTVKQETEVEAVTVKEEEKGVKLTEDEDAFRVKEEEDVTVKEEEEEKEEMTATVKEEEDVFGMKEVGEITVTLEEEEEEETGDLINNRERPDSHSDRRKKSPSGEPDPETPKPGRQHHCSQCNLSYKFLWKLKQHERTHIGEKPHHCSQCGKSFTLLGNLKKHKGIHTGEKPFQCSQCGKRFSRSQELKSHEMKHTGDKPHHCSHCGKSFTQLGTLNKHKRIHTGEKPYHCSQCGKSFIQLGNLNNHNIIHTEEKPFQCFYCGKRFSRSQDLKSHEMIHTGEKPHHCSHCGKSFTQLGSLNKHKKRIHSGEKS, from the exons ATGCTTTCGTTGTATATTAGCCACTGTGTTTTAAACACACTTGTCGTATCTCCTG aagaggaggtctgctggacggagaaagaagctctggggctgaacattgtcgtgaaagaggagaaggaagaagaggatgtcacagtaaaacaagaaACAGAGGttgaggctgttacagtgaaagaagaagagaaaggagtTAAATTGACAGAAGATGAagacgcgttcagagtgaaagaggaggaggatgttacagtaaaagaagaggaggaagagaaagaggagatgactgccacagtgaaagaagaggaagacgttTTTGGAATGAAGGAAGTgggggagattactgtcacattggaggaggaagaagaagaggagacaggagatctgATTAACAACA gagagagaccagactctcACTCTGACAGACGGAAGAAGAGTCCTTCAGGGGAACCAGACCCAGAGACGCCCAAACCAGGGAGACaacaccactgctcccagtgtaatTTGAGTTATAAGTTTTTATGGAAACTGAAAcagcatgagaggacacacataGGGGAGAAGCcacaccactgctcccagtgtggaaagagttttaccctgTTAGGGAACCTGAAAAAGCATAAaggaatacacacaggagaaaagcctttccaatgttcccagtgtggaaagagatttTCACGATCACAGGAACTAAAATCACATGAGATGAAACACACAGGGGATAAACCACACCACTGCTCCcattgtggaaagagttttacccagtTAGGGACCCTGAACAAACataagagaatacacacaggagaaaagccttaccactgctcccagtgtggaaagagttttataCAGTTAGGGAACCTGAACAACCATAATATAATACACACAGAAGAAAAACCTTTCCAATGTTTCTACTGTGGAAAGAGATTTTCAAGATCACAGGACCTAAAATCACATGAGATGATACACACGGGGGAGAAGCCACACCACTGCTCCcattgtggaaagagttttacacaGTTGGGAAGCCTGAACAAACATAAGAAGAGAATACACTCTGGAGAGAAATCTTAA